The nucleotide sequence GGCTACCAAATCCCATTGACAAATAATAGCTGTTGGTCTCTCGTTATAGTATATAAGCCGGTCTAATCTTTCCTCAAAAGCATCCTCAATGTCCAGGAAGAACTCTTCATTTATGGATAAATTATAGTCCTCTAAAGCCGAAGTAATCCCCAGAAGTTTCTCCCTATTTTTAAAACTCTTGGTATTACCAAGAAATCCGATACGCTTATGACCTTTGCATATCAAGTACTCACATTGCTTGTAGCCACCATTATTAAAATTAAACCACACACTATCATAGTTAAAGGATGGTGAATAACCGGTGTAAAATACTGAATTTTTAATTTTCTGGTTTAAGAAATTGACGTATTCATCATCAAATCTGCCTATGTAAATAATGCCATCAAAGTTATGTCCCTTAGCTAATTTGTGAGGTAGATAAAGCTTTTGCTGATTTTCTCTTTCAACAAATTCTACACTATATTCTGCACCAAACTTCTGCAGTGCTTTCTCAATTCCTTGAACCTTATAACTAAAGTTACTGTTATCCTGCACATAGGGTCTTTGGTGAAGAACCAAAATATTGATGTCTTCTTTATTTTTGTTTTTGACGTAGCCCATTTCCTTAGCTTTAGCAATTATCTTACTCCTTAGGTCTTCGCTGACACCCGCTTGTCCTGTAAGTGCCCTGCTAACAGAAATTGCTGAGATACCAAGGGCTTCAGCAATATCGTTTATTGTTATCTTTGCGTTTCTCATAGTTTTCACCTCTAGATAGATTATACGTTATAGAAAGTTATTTTACAACGTTATGTAATATAGTTTTTTATCGTTATAGTATAACTAATCCTAGAGGGTATATTTAGTTTAATAAAGGATATTATATAAGGAGAATGAGTTTAATACTTAAAATGGGAGGTTATAGAATATGGTTCATAGAAGTCATGTGGATATTGAAAAGATAAATAAGTTACCAAAAGGTAGAGCCTTCGAGTATAAAGATGTTGTACAAGATGATTTCCCTATAGATGAGCGTGCAGAAGACGGAAAAATTTTTAATTCCGAAGTTGAGAACGGAGTATTTAGTAATGTCATAGTATCCAATGAAAGAGCTCATACTACGGTAAAATATAAGAAGATATAAATAAAAAATTTAGTAACAGAATAAGTATGTATGAAATTTTATCTAGAAGGTTCTCTTGTTTTAGGTGTCTTTAAAAATGAGATTTCGGCTGAACTTTATGGGGCTGTGGCATTAACGATTAAAAATCCCTAATGCCACAGCCCCTTTTTTCCTTATAATCACAAAATTCAACTTGACACAATTAAATCATAGATTTAAAATAATGACAATCTGTCATGTGACAGGTTGTTAGTAATAAGGATATGAAGCAATTTTCTAAGTGCACTATCAAAAATCAATGTATAAATTGGCTTCTTTAATATATAGATACTGACAAATTAGACCTGCAATCCTAATATAAGGAACATATCATGCAGGAATATAAAAAAAGTTAAACATTTTAAAGCGTGGAATGTTAATAGACAAGCCATTGAAAGATAAAAAATGAAACTGAAAGTATTGCTTTTGATGATATAATAGGATATGAGTTTAAAACAATCCTTAATAATGATTATTATAAAGCGAACAGGGGCTTTTTTACCCAAAATGGTAATCCTAGCATCATGATTGACAGATATAATAATACTGGCAAAGATAGTGGCTATAAAGTATCCTGCTGAAGCTTTAAGAGAAGAATAAACTAAATAAGAATGGAGTGAGTATGTTGAGTAAAGTAATTCTCAGCGCTGACACAACCTGTGACCTTGGTGAGGTTTTAAAAGAAAAGTACAGCATCAGTTATTATCCGCTTCATGTCATTTTAGGTGATAAACAGTTTCAAGATGGCGTAGACATAACCCCCGACAAAATTTATGAAACATATAACGAGAAGCGTATTTTACCAAAAACTGCTGCTGTAAACCCTGATGAATATTACAAGTATTTTAAGAAGTGGACAGATGAAGGTTATGAAGTAATTCATGTAAACCTTGGCTCCGGCATATCCTCACCCTATCAAAACAGCTGTATAGCAGCAGAAGAATTAAAAAACGTTTATACCATTGATTCACAAAATTTATCTACCGGAACAGGACTACTTGTACTGGAAGCTGCCGATAGAATTGCACAGGGCATGCCTGCTGCTCAAATTCAGGAGGAAATAAATACTTTACGAACAAAAGTCCATGCAAGCTTTGTGCTAGACAGTCTCACTTTTCTTGCTGCTGGCGGCAGATGTTCTGCACTAACGGCCTTTGGTGCCAATATATTAAACATAAAGCCCTGTATCGAAGTGGATAATACCAGCGGAAGAATGGGTGTTGGAAAGAAATATCGTGGCTCTCTTGATAAAGTACTAAAGCATTATACCGAAGATAAGCTTAAGGACCGTACCGATTTAAAGCTGGATAGAGTCTTTATCACCCACTCAGGCATATCTGATGAACGGATTGAACTTGTTAAAAACACTATCAAAG is from Clostridium thermarum and encodes:
- a CDS encoding DegV family protein, which encodes MLSKVILSADTTCDLGEVLKEKYSISYYPLHVILGDKQFQDGVDITPDKIYETYNEKRILPKTAAVNPDEYYKYFKKWTDEGYEVIHVNLGSGISSPYQNSCIAAEELKNVYTIDSQNLSTGTGLLVLEAADRIAQGMPAAQIQEEINTLRTKVHASFVLDSLTFLAAGGRCSALTAFGANILNIKPCIEVDNTSGRMGVGKKYRGSLDKVLKHYTEDKLKDRTDLKLDRVFITHSGISDERIELVKNTIKELADFKEILVTRAGCTISSHCGPNTLGVLFMTK
- a CDS encoding LacI family DNA-binding transcriptional regulator, which translates into the protein MRNAKITINDIAEALGISAISVSRALTGQAGVSEDLRSKIIAKAKEMGYVKNKNKEDINILVLHQRPYVQDNSNFSYKVQGIEKALQKFGAEYSVEFVERENQQKLYLPHKLAKGHNFDGIIYIGRFDDEYVNFLNQKIKNSVFYTGYSPSFNYDSVWFNFNNGGYKQCEYLICKGHKRIGFLGNTKSFKNREKLLGITSALEDYNLSINEEFFLDIEDAFEERLDRLIYYNERPTAIICQWDLVAIKLIKFLYERGISVPKDISVIGSGNSEMSAISIPALTTLDFHIEYSCEAAVELLIKRINHPYKPYENITINGTIVERDSVASL